The following proteins come from a genomic window of Pararhodobacter sp.:
- the rpiA gene encoding ribose-5-phosphate isomerase RpiA: protein MSLSLTPIDRAKYAAARRAVDLVEDGMKLGLGTGSTAAWMVRALAERVKSEGLRLTCVPTSVRTAELGRELGLKIVALEDAGWLDMTIDGTDEFDANLTLIKGGGGAHLMEKIVATASDKMVVITDASKEVKTLGAFPLPVEVVPFGWQASRMLIEELLGAMDVMGTQASLRMNGARPYITDEGNHILDLSLGRIGNPRQLSLALNQVPGVVENGLFIDICDIVVIGFADGLVELRDIGEGTIERERIIFEDTNNIFRDV from the coding sequence ATGTCCCTCTCCCTGACCCCCATCGACCGCGCCAAATACGCCGCCGCCCGGCGCGCCGTTGATCTTGTCGAGGACGGGATGAAGCTGGGCCTCGGAACCGGCTCGACCGCCGCCTGGATGGTGCGCGCGCTGGCCGAGCGGGTGAAATCCGAAGGCCTGCGCCTGACCTGCGTGCCGACCAGCGTGAGAACCGCCGAGTTGGGCCGCGAACTGGGCCTGAAGATCGTCGCACTCGAGGACGCCGGCTGGCTCGACATGACGATCGACGGCACCGATGAATTCGACGCCAATCTGACGCTGATCAAGGGCGGCGGCGGGGCGCATCTGATGGAAAAGATCGTCGCCACCGCCAGCGACAAGATGGTGGTGATCACCGACGCCTCGAAGGAAGTGAAAACCCTGGGCGCCTTCCCGCTGCCGGTCGAGGTCGTGCCCTTCGGCTGGCAAGCCAGCCGCATGCTGATCGAGGAACTGCTGGGCGCGATGGATGTGATGGGCACGCAAGCCAGCCTGCGCATGAACGGCGCGCGCCCCTATATCACCGACGAGGGGAACCATATCCTCGACCTCTCGCTGGGTCGGATCGGCAACCCGCGGCAACTGTCGCTGGCGCTCAATCAGGTGCCGGGTGTGGTGGAAAACGGGCTGTTCATCGACATTTGCGACATCGTGGTGATCGGCTTTGCGGATGGGCTGGTTGAGTTGCGCGATATTGGTGAGGGCACGATCGAGCGTGAACGCATCATCTTCGAAGACACCAACAATATCTTTCGCGACGTGTGA